The following coding sequences lie in one Labrus bergylta chromosome 13, fLabBer1.1, whole genome shotgun sequence genomic window:
- the slitrk5b gene encoding SLIT and NTRK-like protein 5, with the protein MHLWILYVLLSATSMCTVEMFGSYGEICQRLCSCEEREGILTVSCENRGIESVSDISPVFFPQYHLLLTGNGLKKLSANDFVDYKGLTILHLGNNDISEVEAGAFNGLQGLKRLHLNNNKIDALKEEFFFGLESLEYLQIDYNSITHVAPNAFSRLRQLEVLILNDNLVSTLPVNIFQYVPLTHLDLRGNQLKVLPYLGLLEHMNSVVELQLEENPWNCSCELIALKTWLESISYSALVGDVVCEFPFRLHGRDLDEVSKQELCPRRAIAEYEMQPLPHLSTDAYYRTPPSLVTSSLTSSGIARSSSRPTKGPRQSGKLKSRPTVRSPSNKPQNYGQIVSYQTKSPVPLDCPTACTCNLQISDLGLNVNCQERKIEHISDLDPKPYNPKKMYLTGNYIPVVRRSDFIEATGLDLLHLGNNRIARIHDRAFADLTHLRRLYLNGNLIDHLTAGMFYGLESLQFLYLEYNVIKEVASDTFQSVPRLQLLFLNNNLLKTLPVGTFTGLTLARLNLRNNHLRYLPVSGVLDQLTALVQVDLFENPWDCSCSILELKMWLEQLSTGTVVNNVICGSPKKLAGEDMRYIKTASFCPNNSDILASMIPPSEESFPGSTITIETSLDYDTHYSAIPLSVMILALLLMFIVSVFVAAGMFVVMKKRHKKSQNKQNHSMNACISSLNMEYGLYKKGAIPKVRTSAGHVYEYIPPPTESTCRTTAHPPTDSKSVEGGRDFDELSGPFLGNSDEEAASNVISSEYSAVTPEPLNKPSTPHQDDLCYYRDVLEPDKHTRYSNTCKHTAHSSSQFTSDFDARHQYSPSDRVQQTILYCAAPSTVYVEPNRSEYWELKAKLHIDPDYLEVLEKRTTFTQF; encoded by the coding sequence ATGCATCTTTGGATTTTGTATGTTCTGCTAAGTGCAACGTCAATGTGCACTGTGGAGATGTTTGGCAGCTATGGAGAGATTTGTCAAAGACTGTGTtcctgtgaggagagagaggggatacTGACAGTGAGCTGTGAAAACAGAGGAATTGAAAGTGTCTCAGACATAAGCCCAGTGTTCTTTCCCCAGTATCATCTGCTGCTTACAGGGAACGGATTGAAAAAGCTGTCAGCCAATGACTTTGTCGACTACAAAGGACTTACAATACTGCATCTTGGAAATAACGACATATCTGAAGTGGAAGCAGGAGCTTTTAATGGACTTCAGGGATTAAAACGATTGCAtctcaacaataacaaaatcGATGCCTTGAAGGAAGAGTTTTTCTTTGGCCTTGAAAGTCTGGAGTATCTTCAAATTGATTATAATTCTATCACTCATGTGGCGCCAAACGCCTTCAGCAGACTTAGACAACTGGAGGTCTTGATCCTAAATGACAACTTAGTATCCACTCTGCCTGTGAATATTTTCCAGTATGTACCATTGACTCATTTGGACTTGCGGGGAAATCAGCTTAAAGTGCTTCCCTACTTGGGTCTACTGGAGCACATGAACAGTGTGGTggagctgcagctggaggagaaCCCATGGAACTGCTCCTGTGAGTTGATTGCTCTGAAGACTTGGCTGGAGAGCATATCTTACTCGGCCTTGGTCGGGGATGTGGTTTGCGAGTTCCCTTTCCGGCTTCATGGGAGGGATCTTGACGAGGTTTCAAAGCAGGAGTTATGCCCAAGGAGAGCCATCGCTGAATATGAGATGCAACCACTGCCACATTTGAGCACCGATGCATACTATAGGACACCGCCATCTTTAGTCACATCTTCCTTAACCTCATCCGGGATTGCACGGTCCTCATCGAGACCCACCAAGGGACCACGGCAGTCAGGAAAACTAAAATCAAGACCAACTGTTCGCAGCCCATCAAACAAACCACAAAATTACGGCCAGATCGTTTCATATCAAACCAAATCCCCCGTGCCTTTAGATTGCCCGACTGCCTGTACCTGCAATCTTCAGATTTCAGACCTCGGTTTGAATGTGAACTGCCAGGAGCGAAAAATTGAACATATCTCTGATTTAGATCCGAAACCTTACAATCCCAAAAAGATGTACCTAACAGGAAACTACATCCCTGTGGTGCGCCGATCAGACTTCATCGAGGCGACTGGATTAGATCTCCTTCATCTAGGTAACAATCGAATTGCTCGCATACACGACAGAGCGTTTGCTGATCTGACACATCTCAGAAGACTTTACCTGAATGGGAATCTGATTGACCATCTTACAGCTGGTATGTTCTATGGTTTAGAGAGCCTGCAGTTCCTGTATTTAGAGTACAACGTCATCAAAGAGGTTGCTTCTGACACCTTTCAGAGCGTCCCTAGACTTCAACTCCTTTTTCTGAACAACAACCTTTTGAAGACTCTACCCGTGGGAACGTTTACCGGCCTGACATTAGCCAGACTGAATCTTCGCAACAACCATCTGAGATATCTGCCGGTGAGCGGTGTCCTCGATCAGCTCACAGCACTGGTGCAGGTGGATCTGTTCGAGAATCCCTGGGATTGTTCTTGCAGCATACTGGAGTTGAAGATGTGGCTGGAGCAGCTTAGCACGGGAACGGTTGTAAACAATGTCATCTGTGGCTCGCCTAAGAAGCTAGCAGGGGAGGATATGAGATACATTAAGACGGCTAGTTTCTGCCCTAATAACTCTGATATACTGGCCTCCATGATCCCACCCTCAGAAGAATCTTTTCCTGGCAGCACTATCACCATAGAAACATCCTTGGACTACGACACACACTACAGCGCCATTCCTTTATCTGTGATGATTCTGGCCCTTCTGCTCATGTTCATTGTGTCCGTGTTTGTGGCTGCAGGAATGTTCGTGGTGATGAAGAAGAGACACAAAAAGAGTCAAAACAAGCAGAATCACTCCATGAACGCTTGCATCAGCTCTCTTAACATGGAGTATGGCCTTTACAAAAAGGGAGCCATTCCCAAAGTCAGGACATCTGCTGGGCATGTGTATGAGTACATCCCACCTCCCACAGAGTCCACATGCAGGACTACTGCGCACCCCCCCACCGACAGCAAGTcagtggagggggggagggactTCGACGAGTTGAGCGGTCCTTTTCTGGGTAACTCAGATGAAGAGGCAGCCAGTAATGTAATAAGCTCAGAATACAGTGCTGTGACTCCAGAGCCTCTTAACAAGCCCTCCACCCCCCACCAAGATGATCTGTGTTACTACAGAGACGTACTGGAGCCTGACAAGCACACACGCTACAGCAACACATGCAAGCACACCGCACACTCATCCAGCCAGTTTACCTCAGACTTTGATGCAAGGCATCAGTACTCGCCCTCAGACAGGGTGCAGCAGACAATACTCTATTGTGCAGCGCCAAGTACTGTTTATGTGGAGCCTAACCGGAGCGAGTACTGGGAACTGAAAGCAAAGCTCCACATCGATCCGGATTATCTTGAGGTTCTTGAAAAACGAACAACTTTTACACAGTTTTAA